One segment of Vidua macroura isolate BioBank_ID:100142 chromosome 24, ASM2450914v1, whole genome shotgun sequence DNA contains the following:
- the ELF3 gene encoding ETS-related transcription factor Elf-3, translated as MAGSCEISNIFSNYISAMYQPDEVQPALDMLGQFGDDSNLGLSLPASQPPAQSTDKPQWFSELPYFWTKVQVLEWISYHVEKNKYDASSIDFSCCNMDGHTLCHCSRDQMRLIFGPLGDELYDRLHEITSDELNWIIDLLEKEDATSQTFLNSSQLELGNPGAKDSLEDLKPTNPFTDFTYLPGSMSPGSSDVSGPVMSHSPNSQDSGGSDLDLDPAESKLFPDDHFPGSKKGDSKHGKRKRGRPRKLSKESRDCLENRKSKHSPRGTHLWEFIRDILIHPELNEGLMKWEDRREGVFKFLRSEAVAQLWGQKKKNSSMTYEKLSRAMRYYYKREILERVDGRRLVYKFGKNSSGWKEEEVLNRNKEL; from the exons ATGGCAGGATCTTGTGAGATCAGCAACATCTTCTCTAACTACATCAGTGCCATGTACCAGCCCGACGAGGTGCAGCCAGCCTTGGACATGCTGGGACAGTTTGGGGATGACAGCAACCTGGGGCTTAGCCTCCCGGCCagccagcccccagcacagagcacag ACAAGCCCCAGTGGTTCAGTGAGCTCCCGTACTTCTGGACCAAGGTGCAGGTGCTGGAGTGGATCAGCTACCACGTGGAGAAGAACAAGTACGACGCCAGCTCCATCGACTTCTCCTGCTGCAACATGGACGGGCACACgctgtgccactgcagcaggGACCAGATGCGCCTCATCTTCGGGCCCCTGGGGGATGAGCTCTATGACCGCCTGCATGAGATCA CCTCTGATGAGCTGAACTGGATCATTGATTTGCTAGAAAAAGAGGATGCGACTTCCCAGACCTTCCTGAACTCCAGCCAGCTGG agctgggaaatCCCGGTGCCAAGGACTCCCTGGAGGACTTAAAGCCCACAAACCCTTTCACAGACTTCACCTACTTGCCGGGTTCCATGTCCCCAGGCAGCTCTGATGTCTCAG GGCCTGTGATGTCCCACAGCCCCAACTCTCAGGACTCCGGTGGAAGTGACCTCGACCTCGACCCTGCAGAATCAAAGCTCTTCCCTGATG ACCACTTTCCAGGCAGCAAAAAAGGGGACAGCAAACATGGCAAGCGGAAACGGGGACGGCCCCGAAAACTCAGCAAGGAGAGCAGAGACTGCCTGGAGAACAGGAAGAGCAAGCACT CCCCAAGAGGTACCCACCTGTGGGAGTTCATCCGGGACATCCTGATCCACCCCGAGCTGAACGAGGGGCTGATGAAGTGGGAGGACCGGCGGGAGGGGGTCTTCAAGTTCCTGCGCTCGGAAGCGGTGGCTCAGCTCTGGggccagaaaaagaaaaacagcagcatgACCTACGAGAAGCTGAGCAGAGCCATGCG ATATTACTACAAACGAGAGATCCTGGAGAGAGTCGATGGACGACGGCTGGTGTACAAGTTTGGGAAGAACTCCAGCGgctggaaggaagaggaggtgcTCAACAGGAACAAGGAGCTGTAG